Proteins encoded together in one Oryzias latipes chromosome 11, ASM223467v1 window:
- the sdc3 gene encoding syndecan-3, producing MKLPLLLALTALLAGAATGQTQSPSVDDEGSSGDINDDGDDLYSGSGSGYFEITVRPTSVGVSFTTEEPFLFSTTQATSPAPSASPAAEPSPSPEDVTITPLPTEVDGESGAFWDKEKEREMAERERERQMEKERQRQMQREREREQLREMERQRERELEREKERERIRAAAQTTVAPRYPGVLPVVTSNPTAGPGESTVPSAGSDDLTSFTNEEEDFSLPTESTSTSYDPGFDMESTTDEDTRTTTEATPEPTTAAPTISASVPFRPRVPITTATKAAPTERTTRPQQPTTTQEGTNEVGAVGPSGDFEIREDNRNNVGRELPGDPDLIGNTVDGSSSAAQLPQKNILERKEVLIAVIVGGVVGALFAAFLVMLLVYRMKKKDEGSYTLEEPKQATVTYQKPDKQEEFYA from the exons GGGCAGACGCAGTCGCCGTCTGTTGACGATGAAGGCTCATCGGGAGACATTAACGACGACGGCGACGACCTGTACTCGGGCTCGGGCTCTGGCT ATTTTGAGATCACCGTAAGGCCAACATCAGTGGGTGTGTCCTTCACCACAGAGGAGCCTTTTCTCTTCTCAACCACCCAGGCCactagccccgccccctccgcCTCACCTGCGGCAGAGCCCAGCCCCAGCCCAGAGGATGTCACCATCACCCCTCTGCCAACAGAGGTCGATGGAGAGAGCGGAGCCTTCTgggacaaagaaaaagaaagagagatggcagagagagaaagagagagacaaATGGAGAAAGAGCGGCAGAGGCAGATGCAGCGCGAGCGAGAGAGGGAGCAGTTGAGGGAGATGGAGCGTCAGAGGGAGCGAGAGCTGGAAAGAGAGAAGGAGCGAGAGCGAATTAGGGCCGCTGCTCAAACTACAGTTGCACCTCGATATCCTGGGGTCCTCCCTGTGGTGACCAGCAACCCAACAGCTGGTCCGGGGGAGAGCACAGTGCCCTCTGCTGGCTCAGACGACCTGACCTCCTTCACCAATGAAGAAGAGGACTTCAGTCTGCCAACCGAGTCCACCTCGACCTCGTACGATCCCGGTTTTGACATGGAGAGCACCACAGACGAGGACACGCGCACTACAACAGAGGCCACTCCTGAGCCTACGACTGCTGCACCCACCATCAGTGCCTCGGTCCCATTCAGACCCAGAGTTCCTATCACGACAGCCACCAAGGCGGCTCCAACAGAGAGAACCACGCGGCCTCAGCAACCCACAACGACGCAG GAGGGGACCAATGAGGTGGGCGCTGTGGGACCAAGTGGAGACTTTGAGATCCGTGAGGATAACCGTAACAATGTCGGCAGGGAACTTCCAGGAGATCCGGATTTGATCGGCAACACCGTGGATGGAAGCAGCTCGGCTGCGCAGCTGCCACAGAAGAACATTCTGGAGAGGAAAGAGGTTCTAATAG CGGTGATCGTAGGAGGCGTGGTGGGTGCTTTGTTCGCCGCCTTCCTGGTGATGCTTCTGGTCTACAGGATGAAGAAGAAAGACGAGGGCAGTTACACCCTGGAGGAACCCAAGCAGGCCACCGTCACCTACCAGAAACCAGACAAGCAGGAGGAGTTTTACGCGTAA